A window from Mycobacterium saskatchewanense encodes these proteins:
- a CDS encoding dipeptidase, whose protein sequence is MSDLVERVHEVLPSVRRDLEDLVRIQSVWADPGRRPEVYRSAQAVADLLTKAGFGDVQIVSEGGAPAVIARHPAPPGAPTVLLYAHHDVQPEGDPGQWASPPFEPTERDGRLYGRGSADDKAGIATHLAAFRAHGGQPPIGVTVFVEGEEESGSPSLGRLLAAHHDALAADVIVIADSDNWSTEIPALTVSLRGLVDCVVEVATLDHGLHSGLWGGVVPDALSALVRMLASLHDDHGNVAVAGLHETDVASLNYPDYPAERVRADSGVLDGVSEIGTGSVPQRLWAKPAITVIGIDTTPIAAASNTLIPRARAKISMRVAPGGDAAAHLDTLTAHLRAHAPWGAHVSVTRGDKGEPYAIEASGAVYDAARAAFRQAWGTEPIDMGMGGSIPFIAEFAAAFPAAKILVTGVEDPGTQAHSINESLHLGVLERAAITEALLLANLG, encoded by the coding sequence ATGAGCGATCTCGTCGAGCGCGTCCACGAAGTGCTGCCGTCGGTGCGGCGCGACCTCGAAGACCTGGTGCGCATTCAGTCGGTGTGGGCCGACCCCGGTCGGCGCCCGGAGGTGTACCGCAGCGCCCAGGCGGTGGCGGACTTGTTGACAAAGGCCGGTTTTGGCGACGTGCAGATCGTCAGCGAGGGCGGGGCGCCCGCGGTGATCGCCCGGCATCCCGCGCCGCCCGGCGCGCCGACGGTGCTGCTGTACGCCCACCACGACGTGCAGCCGGAAGGTGACCCGGGCCAGTGGGCGTCGCCGCCCTTCGAGCCCACCGAACGCGACGGCCGGCTCTATGGCCGCGGGAGTGCCGACGATAAGGCTGGCATCGCAACGCATTTGGCGGCCTTCCGGGCGCACGGCGGTCAGCCGCCGATCGGTGTGACGGTCTTCGTCGAAGGCGAGGAGGAATCCGGCTCACCGTCACTGGGCCGGCTGCTCGCGGCTCACCACGATGCGCTGGCCGCCGACGTGATCGTCATCGCCGACTCCGACAACTGGAGCACCGAGATTCCGGCGCTGACGGTGTCGCTGCGCGGCCTGGTCGACTGCGTGGTCGAGGTCGCCACACTGGACCATGGGCTGCACTCCGGGCTGTGGGGCGGCGTCGTGCCCGACGCGCTCAGCGCGCTCGTGCGAATGCTGGCCAGCCTGCACGACGACCACGGCAACGTGGCGGTGGCCGGCCTGCACGAGACCGACGTCGCGTCCCTGAACTACCCCGACTACCCCGCCGAGCGGGTGCGTGCGGACTCCGGCGTGCTGGACGGGGTGTCGGAGATCGGCACGGGCTCGGTGCCGCAGCGGCTGTGGGCCAAGCCGGCGATCACGGTCATCGGCATCGACACCACGCCGATCGCCGCCGCGTCGAACACGCTGATCCCGCGGGCCCGCGCCAAGATCAGCATGCGGGTGGCGCCCGGCGGCGACGCCGCGGCGCACCTGGACACGCTGACCGCCCACCTGCGGGCGCACGCCCCGTGGGGCGCGCACGTCAGCGTCACGCGCGGCGACAAGGGCGAGCCATACGCCATCGAGGCCAGCGGCGCCGTCTACGACGCCGCGCGAGCCGCGTTCCGGCAGGCGTGGGGGACCGAGCCGATCGACATGGGCATGGGCGGCTCGATCCCGTTCATCGCCGAGTTCGCTGCCGCCTTCCCGGCGGCCAAGATCCTCGTCACGGGCGTGGAGGACCCCGGGACCCAGGCGCACAGCATCAACGAGAGCCTGCACCTCGGCGTGCTCGAACGCGCGGCCATCACCGAGGCGCTGCTGCTGGCGAACCTGGGTTGA
- a CDS encoding type I polyketide synthase has translation MTIHEHDRVSADRDKNDPHHSHALVDRLTAGEPYAVAFGGQGSAWLETLEELVSSAGIESDLATLVGEAELLLEPVARELVVVRPIGFEPLTWVRALAAEDPVPADRHLTSAAVSIPGVLLTQIAAVRALARQGMDWTATPPVTVAGHSQGVLAVEALRAAGARDVELLALAQLIGAAGTLVARRRGISVLGDRPPMVSVTNADPERIGRLLEEFAQDVRTVLPPVLSIRNGRRSVVITGTPEQLSRFELYCRQISEKEEADRKNKLRGGDVFAPVFDPVQVEVGFHTPRLADGIDIVGGWAEKVGLDVALARDLTESLLVRRVDWVEEVTRLNDAGARWILDLGPGDILTRLTAPVIRGLGIGIVPAATRGGQRNLFTVGAVPEVARAWSSYAPTAIRLPDGRVKLSTKFTRLTGRSPILLAGMTPTTVDAKIVAAAANAGHWAELAGGGQVTEEIFANRVEELAGLLEPGRTYQFNALFLDPYLWKLQVGGKRLVQKARQSGAAIDGLVISAGIPELEEAVELIKELNDVGISHVVFKPGTIEQIRSVIRIATEVPTKPVIVHIEGGRAGGHHSWEDLDDLLLATYSELRSRSNITVCVGGGIGTPERAAEYLSGRWAQAYGFPLMPIDGILVGTAAMATKEATTSPSVKRMLVETQGTDQWIGAGKAQGGMASSRSQLGADIHEIDNSASRCGRLLDEVAGDAEAVAARRDEIIAAMAKTAKPYFGDVAEMTYLQWLRRYVELAIGEGDSTADTAAPGSPWLADTWRDRFQQMLQRAEARLHAKDSGPIATLFDDSALLENPEAAIELLLAHYPDADTVQLHPADVPFFVTLCKTLGKPVNFVPVIDKDVRRWWRSDSLWQAHDARYDADQVCIIPGTAAVAGITRMDEPVGELLDRFEQAAVDEVLAADGGPKPVTSRRLGRPDVTGPLAVVLDAADVQWAGRTATNPVHRIAEPGDWLVHDGPESRRANHPSTGARLEVEGERVVLSVPVSGTWIQIPFTLPPNTFDGGTPVVSVEDAAAAMRAVLAIAAGVDGPQSLPAVTDGTATVTVDWDPERVADHTGVTATFSESLAPGLTTVPDALVGPCWPAVFAAIGSAATDAGVPVVEGLLSLVHLDHAAHVVGKLPTEPAQLTIAATASPAVDTDMGRVVPVAVQVRDSDGAVVATLSERFAILGRTGTAELADPVRAGGAVSKNATDTPRRRRRDVRLTAPVDMRPFAVVSGDHNPIHTDRAAALLAGLELPIVHGMWLSAAAQHSVTATDGRARPPARLIGWTARFLGMVRPGDEVDFRVDRVGIDRGAEVLEVAARVGSDLVMSATARLAAPKTVYAFPGQGIQHKGMGMEVRARSKAARKVWDTADKFTRDTLGFSVLHVVRDNPTSIIASGVHYHHPEGVLYLTQFTQVAMATVAAAQVAEMREQGAFVEGAIACGHSVGEYTALACVTGIYELEALLEMVFHRGSKMHDIVPRDEQGRSNYRLAAIRPSQIDLPDNEVPAFVADIAASTGEFLEIVNFNLRGSQYAIAGTVRGLEALEAEVERRREITGGKRSFILVPGIDVPFHSRVLRVGVAEFRRSLERVMPRDKDPEIIIGRYIPNLVPRPFSLDRDFVQEIRDLVPAEPLDEVLADYDTWRAERPRELARKVLIELLAWQFASPVRWIETQDLLFTEEAAGGLGVERFVEIGVKSAPTVAGLATNTLKLPEYAHSTVEVLNAERDAAVLFANDTDPEPEPEDVAEPDDSAAAAADAAPRPNVAPAPSAPSGAARPDDIAFDAADATLALIALSAKMRIDQIEQLDSIESITDGASSRRNQLLVDLGSELNLGAIDGAAEADLAGLRSQVTKLARTYKPYGPVLSDAINDQLRTVLGPSGKRPGAIAERVKKTWELGDGWAKHVTVEVALGTREGTSIRGGGLGHLHEGALSDAASVDRVIDAAVTSVAARHGISVALPSSGGGGGATIDAAALSEFTDQITGRDGVLASAARLILGQLGHDNPVSAMPAATDAELIDLVTAELGADWPRLVAPVFDGKKAVLFDDRWASAREDLVKLWLADEGDIDADWVRLSERFEGAGHVVATQATWWQGKALAAGRQIHASLYGRIAAGAENPDPGPYSGEVAVVTGASKGSIAASVVGRLLDGGATVIATTSKLDQDRLAFYRGLYRDHARYGAALWVVPANMASYSDIDALVEWVGNEQTENLGPQSIHVKDAQTPTLLFPFAAPRVAGDLSEAGSRSEMEMKVLLWAVQRLVGGLSKIGAERDIASRLHVVLPGSPNRGMFGGDGAYGEAKSALDALVSRWHAESSWASRVSLAHALIGWTRGTGLMGHNDAIVEAVEEAGVTTYSTDEMAGMLLDLCDPESKVAAAGAPIKADLTGGLAEANLDMAELAAKGRERATSDQDEDAEASEAAGTIAALPSPPRGFTPAPPPEWEDLDVDPADLVVIVGGAEIGPYGSSRTRFEMEVDNELSAAGVLELAWTTGLIRWEDDPQPGWYDTQSGDLVDESELVERYHDVVVERCGIRQFVDDGAIDPDHASPLLVSVFLDKDFSFVVSSESDARAFVEFDPEHTVIRPVPDSSDWQVIRKAGTEIRVPRKTKLSRVVGGQVPTGFDPTVWGISPDMASSIDRLAVWNIVATVDAFLSAGFSPAEVMRYVHPSLVANTMGTGMGGGSSMQTMYHGNLLGRSKPNDIFQEVLPNIVAAHVVQSYIGSYGAMIHPVAACATAAVSVEEGVDKIRLGKAEMVVAGGIDDLTLEGIIGFGDMAATADTGMMRGRGIDDSKFSRPNDRRRLGFVEAQGGGTILLARGDLAVKMGLPVLAVVAFAQSFGDGVHTSIPAPGLGALGAGRGGKASPLARALAKLGVGADDVAVISKHDTSTLANDPNETELHERLADSLGRSPGAPLFVVSQKSLTGHAKGGAAVFQMMGLCQMLRDGVIPPNRSLDCVDDELATSAHFVWVREKLQLGNKFPLKAGMLSSLGFGHVSGLVALVHPQAFLATLSPDERADYQRRADARLLAGQRRLVSAIAGGPPMYQRPPDRRFDHDAPEKRQEAAMLLNPAARLGDDDAYEVTPA, from the coding sequence GTGACGATCCACGAGCACGACCGGGTATCCGCTGACCGCGACAAGAACGACCCGCACCACTCCCATGCCCTCGTGGACCGCCTGACGGCGGGCGAGCCCTACGCCGTCGCTTTCGGCGGACAGGGCAGCGCCTGGCTGGAGACCCTCGAGGAGCTGGTGTCCTCGGCCGGGATCGAGTCGGACCTGGCGACGCTGGTCGGCGAGGCCGAGCTGCTGCTCGAGCCGGTGGCCCGAGAGCTGGTCGTCGTCCGTCCCATCGGCTTCGAGCCGTTGACCTGGGTGCGAGCGCTGGCGGCCGAGGACCCCGTCCCGGCGGACCGGCACCTCACGTCCGCCGCCGTGTCGATACCGGGCGTGCTGCTCACCCAGATCGCGGCCGTGCGCGCCCTGGCGCGCCAGGGTATGGACTGGACCGCGACGCCACCGGTGACCGTCGCCGGGCATTCGCAGGGCGTGCTCGCCGTCGAGGCGTTGCGGGCCGCGGGCGCGCGCGATGTCGAGCTGCTCGCCTTGGCCCAGCTGATCGGCGCGGCCGGTACGCTCGTCGCCCGTCGTCGGGGCATTTCCGTCCTCGGCGACCGGCCGCCGATGGTTTCGGTCACCAACGCCGACCCCGAGCGCATCGGTCGGTTGCTGGAGGAGTTCGCGCAGGACGTCCGTACCGTGCTGCCGCCGGTGCTGTCGATCCGCAACGGCCGCCGCTCGGTCGTCATCACCGGCACCCCCGAGCAACTCTCCCGCTTCGAGCTCTACTGCCGGCAGATCTCCGAGAAGGAGGAGGCCGACCGCAAGAACAAGCTGCGCGGCGGTGACGTCTTCGCGCCGGTCTTCGACCCGGTGCAGGTCGAGGTCGGCTTCCACACACCGCGCCTGGCCGACGGCATCGACATCGTCGGCGGCTGGGCCGAGAAGGTGGGCCTCGACGTCGCCCTGGCCCGCGACCTGACCGAGTCGCTCCTGGTGCGTCGGGTGGACTGGGTCGAGGAGGTCACCCGCCTCAACGACGCCGGCGCCCGCTGGATCCTCGACCTCGGACCCGGCGACATCCTGACGCGGTTGACCGCCCCGGTGATCCGCGGGCTGGGCATTGGCATCGTGCCCGCCGCCACGCGGGGCGGCCAGCGCAACCTGTTCACCGTGGGCGCCGTCCCCGAGGTGGCGCGGGCGTGGTCGAGCTACGCCCCGACCGCGATTCGCCTGCCCGACGGCAGGGTCAAGCTCTCGACGAAGTTCACTCGGCTCACCGGGCGCTCGCCGATCCTGCTCGCGGGCATGACGCCCACCACGGTGGACGCCAAGATCGTCGCCGCGGCCGCCAACGCCGGACATTGGGCCGAGCTCGCCGGCGGCGGTCAGGTCACCGAGGAGATCTTCGCCAACCGGGTCGAGGAGCTGGCGGGCCTCCTCGAGCCGGGCCGCACCTACCAGTTCAACGCCCTGTTCCTCGACCCGTACCTGTGGAAGCTGCAGGTGGGCGGCAAGCGGCTGGTGCAGAAGGCCCGCCAGTCCGGCGCGGCGATCGACGGACTGGTCATCAGCGCCGGCATTCCGGAGCTCGAGGAAGCGGTCGAACTGATCAAGGAACTCAACGACGTCGGCATCAGCCACGTCGTGTTCAAGCCCGGCACGATCGAGCAGATCCGGTCGGTCATCCGCATCGCCACCGAGGTGCCGACCAAGCCGGTGATCGTGCACATCGAGGGCGGGCGCGCCGGCGGTCACCACTCCTGGGAAGACCTCGACGACCTGCTACTGGCGACCTACTCCGAGCTGCGGTCGCGCTCCAACATCACGGTGTGTGTGGGCGGTGGTATCGGCACCCCCGAACGGGCGGCCGAGTACCTTTCCGGGCGTTGGGCCCAGGCATACGGCTTCCCGCTGATGCCGATCGACGGCATCCTGGTCGGCACCGCGGCGATGGCCACCAAGGAGGCCACCACGTCGCCGTCCGTCAAGCGGATGCTCGTCGAGACCCAGGGCACCGACCAGTGGATCGGCGCCGGAAAAGCCCAGGGCGGCATGGCCTCCAGCCGCAGCCAGCTGGGTGCGGACATCCACGAGATCGACAACAGCGCGTCGCGGTGCGGCCGGCTGCTCGACGAGGTCGCGGGCGACGCCGAGGCGGTCGCCGCGCGCCGCGACGAGATCATCGCGGCGATGGCCAAGACCGCCAAGCCCTACTTCGGCGACGTCGCGGAGATGACCTACCTGCAGTGGCTGCGCCGCTATGTCGAGCTGGCCATCGGCGAGGGCGACTCCACCGCCGACACCGCCGCGCCGGGCAGCCCCTGGCTGGCCGACACCTGGCGCGACCGGTTTCAGCAAATGCTGCAGCGCGCCGAGGCGCGGTTGCACGCCAAGGATTCCGGTCCCATCGCGACGCTCTTCGACGACTCGGCGCTGCTGGAGAACCCCGAAGCGGCGATCGAGCTGCTCCTGGCCCACTACCCCGACGCCGACACCGTGCAACTGCATCCGGCCGACGTCCCGTTCTTCGTCACGCTGTGCAAGACGCTCGGCAAGCCCGTCAACTTCGTCCCGGTCATCGACAAGGACGTCCGGCGCTGGTGGCGCAGCGACTCGCTCTGGCAGGCGCACGACGCCCGCTACGACGCCGACCAGGTGTGCATCATCCCCGGCACGGCGGCGGTCGCCGGCATCACCCGCATGGACGAGCCCGTCGGGGAATTGCTGGACCGGTTCGAGCAGGCCGCCGTCGACGAGGTGCTGGCCGCCGATGGGGGGCCGAAACCGGTGACCTCGCGCCGGCTGGGCCGCCCCGACGTGACCGGGCCGCTGGCCGTCGTGCTCGACGCCGCCGACGTGCAGTGGGCCGGTCGCACCGCAACCAACCCGGTGCACCGGATCGCCGAACCGGGGGACTGGCTGGTCCACGACGGACCCGAGAGCCGGCGCGCCAACCACCCGTCCACCGGAGCGCGGCTCGAGGTCGAGGGCGAGCGGGTGGTGCTCAGCGTGCCCGTGTCGGGCACCTGGATCCAGATCCCGTTCACGCTGCCGCCGAACACCTTCGACGGCGGTACCCCGGTCGTCTCCGTCGAGGACGCCGCCGCCGCCATGCGGGCGGTCCTCGCGATCGCCGCCGGCGTCGACGGACCGCAATCCCTGCCCGCGGTCACCGACGGCACCGCCACCGTCACCGTGGACTGGGACCCCGAGCGGGTGGCCGACCACACCGGCGTCACCGCCACCTTCTCCGAGTCGCTGGCGCCCGGCCTGACCACCGTCCCCGACGCCCTGGTCGGCCCTTGCTGGCCGGCGGTGTTCGCCGCGATCGGCTCGGCGGCCACCGACGCCGGGGTGCCGGTCGTGGAGGGCCTGCTGAGCCTGGTGCACCTCGACCATGCCGCTCACGTGGTCGGCAAGCTGCCGACGGAGCCGGCTCAATTGACCATCGCCGCAACGGCTTCGCCCGCCGTCGACACGGACATGGGGCGGGTCGTCCCGGTCGCCGTGCAGGTCCGCGACTCCGACGGAGCCGTCGTCGCCACGCTCAGTGAGCGTTTCGCGATCCTGGGGCGCACCGGCACCGCCGAGCTGGCCGACCCGGTGCGCGCCGGCGGCGCGGTGTCGAAGAACGCCACCGATACGCCGCGCCGTCGCCGCCGCGACGTGCGGTTGACGGCACCGGTCGACATGCGCCCGTTCGCCGTGGTGTCCGGCGACCACAACCCCATCCACACCGACCGCGCGGCCGCGCTGCTGGCCGGCCTGGAATTGCCGATCGTGCATGGGATGTGGCTGTCGGCGGCCGCGCAGCACTCGGTGACCGCCACCGACGGGCGGGCCCGCCCCCCGGCCCGGCTGATCGGCTGGACCGCGCGGTTCCTGGGCATGGTGCGTCCGGGAGACGAGGTTGACTTCCGCGTCGACCGTGTCGGAATCGACCGGGGCGCGGAGGTTCTCGAGGTCGCCGCCCGCGTAGGGTCGGACCTGGTGATGTCGGCGACCGCGCGCCTGGCCGCCCCGAAGACGGTCTACGCGTTCCCCGGTCAGGGCATTCAGCACAAGGGCATGGGCATGGAGGTCCGGGCCCGGTCGAAGGCGGCCCGCAAGGTGTGGGACACGGCCGACAAGTTCACCCGCGACACGCTGGGCTTCTCGGTGTTGCACGTCGTGCGCGACAACCCGACCAGCATCATCGCCAGCGGCGTGCACTACCACCACCCCGAGGGCGTCCTGTACCTCACGCAGTTCACCCAGGTGGCGATGGCGACCGTGGCCGCCGCGCAGGTCGCCGAGATGCGCGAGCAGGGCGCCTTCGTCGAGGGGGCCATCGCGTGTGGGCACTCGGTCGGCGAATACACGGCGCTGGCCTGCGTGACCGGCATCTACGAGCTGGAAGCCTTGCTGGAGATGGTCTTTCACCGCGGCTCGAAGATGCACGACATCGTGCCGCGCGACGAGCAGGGCCGGTCCAACTACCGGCTGGCCGCCATCCGGCCCTCCCAGATCGACCTGCCCGACAACGAGGTCCCCGCGTTCGTCGCCGACATTGCGGCGAGTACCGGTGAGTTTCTCGAGATCGTCAACTTCAACCTGCGCGGCTCCCAGTACGCGATCGCCGGCACGGTGCGCGGCCTGGAAGCCCTCGAGGCTGAGGTCGAACGCCGCCGCGAGATCACCGGGGGCAAACGGTCTTTCATCCTCGTGCCGGGCATCGACGTGCCGTTCCACTCGCGGGTGCTGCGGGTCGGCGTCGCCGAATTCCGCCGCTCGCTCGAGCGGGTCATGCCCCGCGACAAGGACCCGGAGATCATCATCGGGCGCTACATCCCCAACCTGGTGCCGCGCCCGTTCTCGCTCGATCGCGACTTCGTCCAGGAGATCCGGGATCTGGTGCCCGCCGAGCCGCTCGACGAGGTTCTCGCCGACTACGACACCTGGCGCGCGGAGAGGCCCCGTGAGCTCGCCCGCAAGGTGCTGATCGAGCTGCTGGCATGGCAGTTCGCCAGCCCCGTGCGCTGGATCGAGACGCAGGACCTGCTGTTCACCGAGGAGGCCGCCGGCGGCCTGGGCGTGGAGCGGTTCGTCGAGATCGGCGTGAAGTCGGCCCCGACCGTGGCCGGGCTGGCCACCAACACCCTCAAGCTGCCCGAATACGCCCACAGCACAGTGGAAGTGCTCAACGCTGAGCGCGATGCGGCGGTGCTGTTCGCCAACGACACCGACCCCGAGCCGGAGCCGGAGGACGTGGCGGAGCCGGATGATTCGGCCGCTGCCGCGGCGGACGCTGCACCCCGGCCTAATGTCGCCCCCGCTCCCTCGGCGCCGAGCGGCGCTGCGCGCCCCGACGACATCGCGTTCGACGCCGCCGACGCCACCCTGGCGCTGATCGCGCTGTCGGCCAAAATGCGCATCGACCAGATCGAGCAGCTCGACTCCATCGAGTCGATCACCGACGGCGCGTCGTCGCGGCGCAATCAGCTGCTGGTCGACCTCGGCTCGGAGCTGAACCTGGGCGCGATCGACGGTGCCGCGGAGGCCGACCTGGCCGGCCTGCGGTCGCAGGTCACCAAGCTGGCCCGCACGTATAAGCCCTATGGCCCAGTGCTTTCCGATGCGATCAACGACCAGCTGCGCACGGTGCTCGGGCCGTCGGGCAAGCGGCCGGGCGCCATCGCCGAGCGAGTCAAGAAGACCTGGGAGCTCGGTGACGGCTGGGCCAAGCACGTCACCGTCGAGGTCGCGCTGGGAACGCGCGAGGGCACCAGCATTCGTGGAGGCGGCCTGGGCCACCTGCACGAGGGCGCGTTGTCCGACGCCGCCTCGGTCGACCGGGTCATCGACGCCGCCGTCACGTCGGTCGCCGCGCGCCACGGCATCTCGGTGGCGCTGCCCTCGTCGGGCGGCGGGGGTGGCGCGACCATCGACGCCGCGGCACTGAGCGAGTTCACCGACCAGATCACCGGCCGCGACGGCGTGCTGGCCTCGGCGGCCCGCCTGATCCTGGGCCAATTAGGTCACGACAATCCGGTGAGTGCAATGCCGGCGGCCACCGATGCCGAGCTGATCGATCTGGTCACCGCCGAACTCGGCGCGGACTGGCCGCGCCTGGTGGCGCCGGTGTTCGACGGGAAGAAGGCCGTCCTGTTCGACGACCGCTGGGCCAGCGCGCGCGAGGATCTGGTCAAGCTCTGGCTGGCCGACGAGGGCGACATCGACGCAGACTGGGTCCGGTTGTCGGAGCGCTTCGAGGGCGCAGGGCACGTCGTCGCCACCCAGGCCACCTGGTGGCAGGGCAAGGCGCTGGCCGCGGGCCGGCAGATCCACGCGTCGCTCTACGGGCGCATCGCTGCCGGTGCGGAGAACCCGGACCCGGGCCCGTACAGCGGCGAAGTGGCCGTGGTGACGGGCGCTTCGAAGGGGTCGATCGCGGCATCGGTCGTCGGGCGGCTGCTCGACGGCGGCGCCACGGTCATCGCGACCACCTCGAAGCTCGACCAGGACCGGCTGGCGTTCTACCGGGGCCTGTACCGCGACCACGCCCGCTACGGCGCCGCCCTGTGGGTGGTTCCGGCCAACATGGCGTCGTACTCCGACATCGACGCCCTCGTCGAGTGGGTCGGCAACGAGCAGACCGAAAACCTTGGGCCGCAATCGATTCACGTCAAGGACGCGCAGACCCCGACGCTGCTGTTCCCCTTCGCGGCGCCGCGCGTCGCCGGTGACCTCTCGGAGGCCGGTTCGCGTTCGGAGATGGAGATGAAGGTGCTGCTGTGGGCGGTGCAGCGGCTGGTCGGCGGGCTGTCGAAGATCGGTGCCGAGCGCGACATCGCCTCGCGGCTGCACGTCGTGCTGCCCGGCTCGCCCAACCGCGGAATGTTCGGCGGCGACGGCGCGTACGGCGAGGCCAAGTCGGCGCTCGACGCGCTGGTGAGCCGCTGGCACGCCGAGTCCTCGTGGGCGTCCCGGGTCAGCCTGGCGCACGCGCTGATCGGGTGGACCCGGGGCACCGGCCTGATGGGCCACAACGACGCCATCGTCGAGGCGGTCGAGGAGGCCGGCGTCACCACCTACTCGACCGACGAGATGGCCGGGATGCTGCTGGACCTGTGCGACCCGGAGTCCAAGGTCGCGGCGGCCGGCGCGCCGATCAAGGCGGACCTGACCGGCGGGCTCGCCGAGGCCAACCTCGACATGGCCGAACTGGCCGCCAAGGGGCGCGAGCGGGCGACGTCGGATCAGGACGAGGACGCCGAAGCGTCCGAGGCCGCGGGCACCATCGCCGCGCTGCCGTCCCCGCCGCGCGGGTTCACCCCGGCGCCGCCGCCGGAGTGGGAGGACCTCGACGTCGACCCGGCCGACCTGGTCGTGATCGTGGGCGGCGCCGAGATCGGGCCGTACGGCTCGTCACGCACCCGGTTCGAGATGGAGGTCGACAACGAGCTGTCGGCGGCCGGTGTCCTGGAGCTCGCCTGGACCACCGGGTTGATCCGCTGGGAGGACGACCCCCAACCAGGTTGGTACGACACCCAATCCGGCGACCTGGTCGACGAGTCGGAACTGGTCGAGCGCTACCACGACGTCGTGGTGGAGCGCTGCGGCATCCGTCAGTTCGTCGACGACGGCGCGATCGACCCCGACCACGCTTCGCCCTTGCTGGTGTCGGTGTTCCTGGACAAGGACTTCAGCTTCGTGGTGTCCTCGGAGTCCGACGCGCGCGCCTTCGTCGAGTTCGATCCCGAGCACACGGTCATCCGCCCGGTGCCCGACTCGAGCGACTGGCAGGTGATCCGCAAGGCCGGCACCGAGATCCGGGTGCCCCGCAAGACCAAGCTGTCGCGCGTGGTGGGCGGCCAGGTGCCGACCGGGTTCGACCCGACGGTCTGGGGCATCAGCCCGGACATGGCGAGTTCCATTGACCGCCTTGCGGTCTGGAACATCGTGGCGACGGTGGACGCGTTCCTGTCCGCCGGCTTCAGCCCCGCCGAGGTGATGCGTTACGTCCATCCGAGCCTGGTGGCCAACACCATGGGCACCGGCATGGGTGGCGGCAGCTCGATGCAGACGATGTATCACGGCAACCTGCTGGGCCGCAGCAAGCCGAACGACATCTTCCAGGAAGTGCTGCCCAATATCGTTGCGGCCCATGTGGTTCAGTCGTACATCGGCAGCTACGGCGCGATGATCCACCCGGTCGCGGCGTGCGCGACGGCGGCGGTGTCGGTCGAGGAGGGCGTGGACAAGATCCGGCTCGGCAAGGCCGAGATGGTGGTGGCCGGCGGCATCGACGACCTGACGCTGGAAGGCATCATCGGCTTCGGTGACATGGCGGCCACCGCCGACACCGGCATGATGCGTGGCCGCGGCATCGACGACTCGAAGTTCTCCCGGCCCAACGACCGGCGCCGGTTGGGCTTCGTCGAGGCGCAGGGCGGCGGAACCATCCTGCTGGCGCGCGGCGACCTCGCCGTGAAGATGGGACTGCCGGTGCTCGCGGTGGTGGCGTTCGCGCAATCGTTCGGTGACGGCGTGCACACCTCGATCCCCGCACCGGGGCTTGGAGCGCTCGGCGCGGGCCGGGGCGGCAAGGCCTCGCCGCTGGCCCGCGCGCTGGCCAAGCTGGGCGTGGGCGCCGACGACGTGGCGGTGATCTCCAAGCACGACACGTCGACGCTGGCCAACGACCCCAACGAGACCGAGCTGCACGAGCGGCTCGCCGACTCGCTGGGACGCTCGCCGGGCGCGCCGCTGTTCGTGGTGTCGCAGAAGAGCCTCACCGGGCATGCCAAGGGCGGCGCGGCGGTCTTCCAGATGATGGGCCTGTGCCAGATGCTGCGCGACGGGGTGATACCGCCGAACCGCAGCCTGGACTGTGTCGACGACGAGCTGGCCACCTCCGCTCACTTCGTGTGGGTGCGCGAGAAGCTGCAGCTGGGGAACAAGTTCCCGCTCAAGGCGGGGATGCTGAGCAGCCTCGGCTTCGGTCACGTCTCGGGCCTGGTCGCCCTGGTGCACCCGCAGGCGTTCCTCGCCACGCTGAGCCCCGACGAGCGCGCCGACTACCAGCGGCGCGCGGATGCACGCCTGCTGGCCGGCCAGCGCCGACTCGTCTCGGCCATCGCCGGCGGTCCGCCTATGTACCAGCGGCCACCCGACCGTCGCTTCGACCACGACGCGCCGGAGAAGCGGCAGGAGGCGGCGATGCTGCTCAATCCGGCCGCCCGGCTCGGCGATGACGACGCCTACGAGGTCACTCCGGCGTGA
- the acpS gene encoding holo-ACP synthase AcpS, which translates to MGIVGVGIDLVSIAEFAEQVDQPGTVFSETFTPGERRDASDKSSSAARHLAARWAAKEAVIKAWSGSRFAQRPVLPEAIHRDIEVVTDMWGRPRVRLTGAVAEHLADVTIHVSLTHEGDTAAAVAILEAP; encoded by the coding sequence ATGGGCATCGTGGGAGTCGGGATCGACCTTGTCTCCATCGCTGAATTCGCGGAGCAGGTCGACCAGCCGGGGACGGTGTTCTCCGAGACGTTCACCCCGGGTGAGCGGCGTGACGCGTCGGACAAGAGCTCGTCGGCGGCGCGTCACCTGGCGGCCCGGTGGGCCGCGAAGGAGGCCGTGATCAAGGCGTGGTCGGGATCCCGGTTCGCTCAGCGGCCGGTGTTGCCGGAGGCCATCCACCGCGACATCGAGGTCGTCACCGACATGTGGGGACGCCCGCGGGTGCGGCTGACCGGGGCCGTTGCCGAGCACCTGGCCGACGTGACGATCCACGTGTCGCTCACCCACGAGGGCGACACCGCGGCCGCCGTCGCCATCCTGGAGGCCCCCTGA